One genomic region from Scomber scombrus chromosome 19, fScoSco1.1, whole genome shotgun sequence encodes:
- the LOC134000655 gene encoding signal-induced proliferation-associated 1-like protein 1, translating to MTSLKRPSMEHTVGGSIPAADEFYTRHLRMVNGGAVPTRTDNVHATVATGVPKMGVRARVADWPPRKDLALWHPAVEPENPAVPSAGKPHIRLGSIISPQDSSMLRNIHNTLKNRTQLQGNHYSPDTRYLAPGDYRGPSHRNPRQRRIRQRSNSDMTISEMEGSGDSGEDWGPPSGTKWSPLHREYGSTSSIDQHGASGESFFEMLKGYQGDKVDQRSPAPAKLEDMLNVGSKQTIIDLQEDVTENLPPKTKDRDKPPKRRTKSETGGESIFRKLRNVRGESDSPRAGSDIEDSRTEDMGPPLKPWVCQKGFSHYDVQSMLFDLNEVTQLRQSASKRKNTTTGASAAAVASATSTLSSTHSLPYSSPSGSQEELNSRDSPTLDTGDEQSNEMLLSCPCFRNEIGADGNGRRRLGTGYHGLVGGGAGNGSSGNLSVEGNLYETSVSTHCTNAGVAVLEGPKEGPSTLSEKGKQYIVEHVDLGAYYYRKFFYLREHWNYFGMDEVLGPVAVSLRREKLEEDKEHGQQYNYRLIFRTSELTTLRGSILEDAVPSTSKHGTTRGLPIKEVLEYLLPELDLSCLRLALNTPKVTEQLMKLDEQGLSFQVKVGVMYCRAGQSTEEEMYNNEMAGPALEEFLQLLGEKVRLKGFTKYRAQLDTKTDSTGTHSLYTTYKDYEIMFHVSTLLPYTPNNKQQLLRKRHIGNDIVTIVFQEPGSHPFTPKAVRSHFQHVFIIVRVHDPCSDNTCYSVAVTRSQDVPSFGPPIPKGVTFPKSTVFRDFLLAKVINAENAAHKSDKFGAMATRTRQEYLRDLAERHVTNTPVEPTGKFPFISLAHKRREKVRPYSGAELRSLGAVTWQVHAEDQVAGAERECLLAISNDFIILLDQEAKAVVFNCATRDVIGWSSGSPASMKIYYERGESVSLRSINNNTEDFGEVVKRLELLTKGSQTTEMTLRRNALGQLGFHVNFEGIVAEVEPYGYAWQAGLRQGSRLVEICKVTVASLSHEQMIDLLRTSVTVKVVIIPPHEDSTPRRGCSEIYHMPLVDYKNHKEGMPYELKFPFRPTNNNKWPRTSSSPQTRAAGTGGTLIKAPPSDFGDRNSAAIPRSVSSDGRPINPKRYSPGNDNYALACSIVMGRTLHNTNSPSSLSYSDTMGSNQWRQKSMPDGFNNNNCQSPVTSVRHVAGDGVKVSSSTGAAWSRTGEGDTASRQGDKSSADTLVSKAVIPRLQPPEQSGHMSPNKSTKADAPYSSSQSSSNTLSSNASSSAHSDEKWYEVGSRSGVRIDLELNGYLQGTSTDSGIDATSFTATQSSTASSTGAFRAKEKIPWQDESAGSQRATDMSPPTPDSLDAIGGSENPATSPSAFPPDSGSYSDAASHSSTLSSGHSGSPMGQGCSPMSPQDESAPSLTSQNSPGPKSFYPRQGATSKYLIGWRKPGGTVNSVDFGSTRKRHQSDGLLGGQPQLRANLRGSQSPQRHTAKSSLEEDLKKLITLDSPPPTTSEEKPLFPGPPPSRRSLHRTLSDESIYSGQREPSSTGQRNTPTDLLFSCSTMPRSPTARHAASRRASHKSLGDLSAPESSELEQERKRQQLQDPVLMPLPDSGADGPLDWAHLVDAAKAFEEQRLVFLAAQEESSMAESTAATSPQQAEPQAAPLRQPSPGEIPACLMGKVSQLESMVKALQEDLKKEKDAKVSLQVQIQSLREDNKRLLEESYSASAKLKKFTEWVFNTIDMN from the exons ATGACAAGTCTGAAGCGCCCATCCATGGAGCACACCGTTGGGGGTTCCATCCCCGCCGCTGATGAGTTTTACACCCGCCACCTCCGTATGGTCAATGGAGGGGCTGTGCCAACCCGCACAGACAATGTTCATGCCACTGTGGCCACAGGAGTGCCTAAAATGGGTGTTCGGGCTCGGGTTGCTGATTGGCCCCCAAGAAAAGACCTTGCTCTGTGGCACCCAGCTGTGGAGCCTGAGAACCCTGCTGTGCCATCTGCTGGAAAACCTCACATTAGGTTAGGCTCGATTATTAGCCCTCAGGACTCGTCAATGCTGCGTAACATCCACAATACTTTGAAGAATCGAACCCAGCTCCAGGGGAACCACTACAGTCCTGACACCCGTTACCTGGCCCCAGGAGACTACAGAGGTCCATCACATCGAAACCCACGGCAGAGACGCATCCGTCAGCGCAGCAACAGTGACATGACTATCAGTGAGATGGAAGGCAGTGGGGACAGTGGTGAGGACTGGGGTCCACCATCCGGAACCAAATGGTCCCCTCTTCACCGTGAATATGGCAGCACCTCCTCAATAGATCAGCATGGAGCATCTGGAGAGAGTTTCTTTGAAATGCTTAAAGGCTATCAAGGGGACAAGGTTGACCAGCGTAGCCCTGCTCCAGCAAAACTAGAGGACATGCTGAATGTGGGGTCCAAGCAGACCATCATTGATCTTCAGGAGGATGTCACGGAAAACCTGCCTCCTAAAACCAAGGACAGAGATAAGCCCCCAAAGAGACGCACTAAATCTGAGACAGGGGGGGAGTCTATATTCCGTAAACTTCGAAATGTGCGAGGTGAGTCAGACTCACCCAGAGCGGGGTCTGACATAGAGGATAGCAGGACAGAGGACATGGGCCCCCCTCTTAAGCCCTGGGTGTGTCAGAAAGGCTTTTCCCACTATGATGTTCAGAGCATGCTGTTTGACCTCAACGAAGTAACTCAATTGCGACAGTCGGCAAGCAAAAGGAAAAACACCACCACAGGggcatctgctgctgctgtagcatCAGCAACCTCCACCCTCTCGTCCACCCACAGCCTGCCTTACAGCTCTCCAAGCGGCAGCCAGGAAGAGCTCAATTCAAGAGACAGTCCTACCCTGGACACAGGGGATGAGCAGAGCAACGAAATGCTACTAAGTTGCCCCTGCTTCCGCAACGAGATAGGTGCTGATGGCAATGGGAGACGCAGATTGGGAACAGGGTATCATGGGCTTGTGGGTGGTGGAGCAGGTAACGGCAGCTCAGGGAACCTGAGTGTGGAAGGAAACTTGTATGAAACATCTGTGAGCACACACTGCACCAATGCTGGAGTAGCAGTGCTCGAAGGACCAAAAGAGGGCCCTAGCACACTCAGTGAAAAGGGCAAACAATACATTGTGGAGCATGTGGACCTGGGAGCCTACTATTATAGGAAGTTTTTTTACCTAAGGG AGCACTGGAACTATTTTGGGATGGATGAGGTGCTGGGTCCAGTGGCAGTGAGCTTGCGCAGGGAGAAGCTAGAGGAGGACAAAGAGCACGGCCAGCAGTATAACTACCGCCTCATCTTCAGAACAAGCGAG CTGACAACTCTTCGAGGTTCTATCCTGGAGGATGCAGTGCCTTCCACCTCTAAGCATGGCACTACCCGAGGACTGCCCATTAAAGAGGTACTGGAGTACCTTCTCCCTGAGCTGGATCTGTCCTGCCTTAGACTGGCCCTCAACACACCCAAAGTCACAGAGCAGCTGATGAAACTGGATGAACAAGGG CTGAGTTTTCAGGTAAAGGTTGGGGTGATGTACTGTAGAGCGGGCCagagcacagaggaggagatgtaCAACAACGAGATGGCCGGTCCCGCCCTGGAAGAGTTCCTCCAACTGCTGGGGGAGAAGGTTCGCCTCAAGGGTTTCACCAAGTACAGAGCCCAGCTGGACACTAAAA CGGATTCCACAGGCACTCACTCTCTGTACACGACATACAAGGACTATGAGATCATGTTTCATGTGTCGACCCTGCTGCCTTACACacccaacaacaaacaacag TTGCTGAGAAAGCGCCACATTGGGAATGACATAGTAACCATCGTGTTCCAGGAGCCTGGCTCTCACCCCTTCACGCCCAAGGCTGTTCGCTCTCACTTTCAGCATGTCTTCATCATCGTAAGGGTGCACGACCCCTGCTCTGACAACACATGCTACAG TGTGGCTGTCACCCGTTCCCAGGATGTCCCCTCCTTCGGCCCCCCAATCCCCAAGGGTGTGACTTTCCCCAAGTCCACTGTCTTCAGGGACTTCCTATTGGCCAAAGTCATCAATGCTGAGAACGCAGCCCACAAGTCGGATAAGTTTGGCGCCATGGCAACACGCACTCGGCAGGAGTACCTGAGAGACTTGGCAGAACGTCATGTGACCAATACTCCAGTAGAACCCACTGGGAAGTTCCCCTTCATCTCTCTGGCACACAAGCGGCGGGAGAAGGTGCGTCCATACAGCGGGGCGGAGCTCCGCAGCCTGGGGGCAGTAACCTGGCAGGTTCATGCTGAAGACCAAGTGGCCGGCGCTGAACGCGAATGCCTGTTGGCCATTTCAAATGACTTCATCATCCTACTGGATCAGGAGGCCAAAGCAGTCGTGTTTAACTGTGCCACACGTGATGTGATTGGTTGGTCATCTGGAAGCCCCGCCTCCATGAAGATCTACTATGAGCGTGGTGAGAGTGTGTCGCTGCGCTCCATTAATAACAACACGGAAGACTTTGGAGAGGTTGTCAAAAGACTGGAG CTCTTGACCAAGGGCAGCCAAACCACAGAGATGACCCTGCGTCGTAATGCCCTGGGCCAACTGGGCTTCCACGTCAACTTTGAGGGCATTGTAGCAGAGGTGGAGCCCTACGGCTATGCCTGGCAGGCTGGACTCAGGCAAGGTAGCAGATTAGTGGAGATTTGCAAGGTTACAGTGGCCTCACTGTCCCACGAGCAGATGATCGACCTGCTCCGAACCTCCGTCACCGTCAAGGTGGTCATCATTCCTCCACACGAAGACTCTACACCACGCAG AGGCTGCTCAGAAATCTACCACATGCCACTAGTGGACTACAAGAACCACAAGGAGGGCATGCCCTATGAATTAAAGTTCCCCTTCCGCCCgaccaacaacaacaagtgGCCACGCACATCCTCCAGCCCTCAAACACGCGCTGCTGGCACAGGGGGAACACTGATCAAGGCCCCGCCATCAGATTTCGGTGACCGTAACTCTGCTGCTATTCCACGCAGTGTGTCCAGTGATGGTCGACCCATCAATCCCAAAAG ATATTCCCCTGGGAACGATAACTATGCTCTTGCCTGCTCCATCGTGATGGGTCGCACGCTGCACAACACAAACTCCCCTTCTAGCCTCTCCTACTCTGACACCATGGGCTCCAACCAATGGAGGCAGAAGTCTATGCCTGATGG GTTTAATAACAACAACTGCCAGTCCCCTGTGACATCTGTGCGGCATGTGGCAGGTGACGGGGTCAAAGTGTCGTCTAGCACCGGTGCTGCTTGGTCCCGAACTGGGGAGGGTGACACAGCCAGCAGACAGGGAGACAAATCCAGTGCAG ACACTTTGGTTTCCAAGGCAGTGATTCCTCGACTACAGCCGCCAGAGCAAAGCGGACACATGTCGCCTAATAAGAGTACTAAG GCGGATGCTCCATATTCATCCAGCCAGTCGAGCAGCAACACACTCTCAAGCAACGCCTCCAGCTCCGCCCACAGCGACGAGAAATGGTATGAGGTCGGTTCCCGTTCAGGGGTGCGGATTGATCTAGAGCTCAATGGCTATCTTCAGGGGACCTCCACTGACAGTGGCATCGACGCCACGTCCTTCACTGCTACCCAAAGCAGCACAGCTTCTTCAACTGGTGCCTTCAGGGCCAAAGAAAAAATTCCATGGCAGGATGAGTCAGCAGGGAGCCAGAGAGCCACCGACATGTCACCTCCAACACCAGACTCTCTTGATGCTATTGGAGGCAGTGAGAACCCGGCGACGAGCCCATCAGCCTTCCCTCCTGACAGTGGTTCCTACAGTGATGCCGCCTCCCACTCCAG CACACTGAGTTCTGGCCACTCAGGGAGTCCGATGGGCCAGGGCTGCAGTCCCATGTCACCCCAGGATGAGTCAGCCCCCTCACTCACATCCCAGAACTCCCCAGGGCCCAAGAGCTTCTATCCTCGGCAGGGGGCGACCTCGAAATACCTGATTGGCTGGAGGAAACCTGGGGGAACCGTCAACTCTGTGGACTTTGGCAGCACTCGCAA ACGGCACCAGAGCGATGGCTTATTGGGCGGCCAGCCGCAGCTCAGGGCCAATCTCCGGGGCTCCCAGTCACCCCAGCGGCACACTGCCAAGTCCAGCTTGGAGGAAGACTTGAAGAAGCTCATCACACTTGACAGCCCTCCACCCACTACAAGTGAAGAGAAG CCATTGTTTCCTGGCCCACCACCCAGTCGTCGCTCCCTCCATAGAACGCTTTCAGATGAGAGTATTTACAGCGGACAGAGGGAGCCTTCCTCGACTGGACAGCGCAACACACCCACCGACCTTCTGTTCAGCTGCTCCACCATGCCACGCTCACCCACTGCTCGCCACGCAGCCAGCCGACGAGCGTCACACAAATCCTTGG GAGACCTGTCCGCCCCGGAGAGCTCAGAGCTGgaacaggagaggaagaggcagcagctgcaggatcCTGTCCTCATGCCCCTGCCTGACTCTGGGGCAGATGGTCCCCTGGACTGGGCCCACCTGGTAGATGCTGCCAAGGCCTTTGAGG AGCAGAGGCTGGTCTTCCTAGCAGCCCAGGAGGAGAGCTCCATGGCTGAGAGCACAGCAGCCACCAGCCCCCAGCAGGCTGAGCCTCAGGCAGCCCCACTGAGACAACCCTCGCCTGG AGAGATTCCGGCCTGTTTGATGGGGAAGGTCAGCCAGCTGGAGTCCATGGTGAAAGCACTACAGGAGGACCTGAAGAAA GAGAAGGATGCCAAGGTGTCACTGCAGGTTCAGATCCAGAGTCTGCGTGAAGACAACAAACGTCTCCTGGAGGAGTCCTACAGTGCTTCAGCCAAGCTCAAGAAGTTCACAGAGTGGGTTTTCAACACCATTGACATGAACTGA